Below is a genomic region from candidate division KSB1 bacterium.
GGCGGGGATTTCTGGGACATCAACGGCAACGGCGTGCGCGACTATGGGGAGCCGTGGAGCTTCGACGACTTTCATTACCAGCCCGGCATCCCTGACTATGACCAGATAAACGGTTACGAGGGCAACGAGAACGACACCGGAGGGCGCTACCCAGACACGGAGGACATCAACCGCAACGGGGACGTCGACCTGAGAAACGACTACTTCGAGTACACGTTCTCCTTGGACAAGTCCAGCCCCGACACCGTGTACATGGTGGGCGGCAAAGGGCTTCCGCCGGAGGACGACCACGGCTGGCGCCAGTATCGCATTCCCTTGGACCAACCGAGTCGGGTAGTGGGCAATCCCGACATCTCGTTGGTCGAGTACATGCGCGTCTGGGTGGACGGCGTGGAGGGCCATCAGCCGGTCTACATCAGCATTGCCGAGCTGAAGCTGGTGGGGAGCGACTGGAAAGAGCAGGGTGTGGCCGGGCCATCGGCCCCTGACCAGTACGACGCGCGAAACGACAGCACGGTGGTGGTCACCGTCGTCAATACGCATGACAACCCGGAGTACAAGGAAAACCTCCCGCCTGGCGTGGAGGGCGTACGCGATAGGATCACCCAGGTCATCGCCCGTGAACAGTCTCTGGTGCTCAAGGTGACCGAACTGCAACCCGGCTACAACGGCATCATTCAGAAAAGCCTCTATCAGCCGGAAGACTATATCCACTACAAGACGATGAAGATGTTCGTCTTTGGCAAGGACCCGTACGGGATTCATATTCGGTCAGACCAGAGCCTCATTCACTTTTTCCTGCGTTTTGGTTCGGACGCCAAGAACTACTACGAAATCCGCGAGCCGGTCTATCCGGGGTGGGACCGGAGGAACGAGATCGAAGTGGATCTGCTTGAGCTCAGTGCCATCAAGCTGGATCCCTCCTTGCGGGTCGATTCTCTGAGCACACAGTCCTCACCCGTATTTGAGAAGTATTTGCCTGGCGGGAAGCGCCTGCGAATTGTGGGACGTCCTTCGCTGACCAATGTGCGCATCCTCGTGGCGGGCGTGGAGAACCTTGCCTACGCGGAACAGGGCGGCACCAAGGTGCCCAATGTGACACCATTCACCGGGGAGATCTGGATTAACGAGCTGCGCCTCTCCAATGTAAAAAAGGACCGCGGCATGGCCTATCGGGCCAGCGTCGACTTTGCTCTTGCTGATCTGGTGCGTGTCACTGGCCAGGTGAATAGGCAGGACGCGGACTTTCACAATGTAAATACGCGGTTTGGTTCCGGAGACAATCGCACAGGTCTTAACCTCACCAGCAGCATTGCCCTGGAGAAATTCTTGCCGCAGTGGCTCGGCATAAGCATGCCGGTGAACATAAACTACGGTGAGACGCAAGCCGTGCCCAAGTACGTCCCGGGCACTGATATTGAAGTCACGGCCGATACTCCCGACTCGACTCTCTCCGCCATCAAGACCGTCTCGATGCGCAGGGGCTTCGGTGTGTCTTTCCGGCGGGTTGAAAAGTCGAGGAACTTTTTCATCAAGAACACCATCGACAACATCACCGCGAACTACAGCGAGAGTTCCGATGAGGGGAGCAACTCGCAGACGGCCATTTCGCGAAATCGCAACCAAACTGGGGGGGCGTCCTACAACTTGGTCTTCGGCCGGAACAACTTCTTCCAACCCTTCTCCTGGCTTGCCGGGGTGCCGGTGTTGAAGAAGCTGAGCGTGACCAAGATGTACTACACGCCCAGCACGATCGGCTTGAAGGTGAACGGCACCCGTTCTTTCATGTATTCACGCACCCGCAGTGGCATCGAGTCGTACAACAACGTGTTCAACATCACCCGGGACGTGAGCGCCACCATGCGCATTTTCGACAGTTTTAGCTTGGATTACGGGCGGTCGCATACCAGTGACCTGCGCAACGTGCCGCGCGAGGAGTTGACGCATGGCAAGTTGGGGGTGCTCACGGCGGTGAATCAGAATTTCAAGGCACAGTACAACCCCAAGATCTTCAGTTGGTTGAGCAATAGCTTGAACTACAATTCGGACTATCGCTACAACTACAATCAGCAGCAGAAGGACCTGGGGAGGAGCGCTTCCACCAATGCTTCGCTGACCGCATCCGGCTCCATCAATCTAGGCCAGCTGCTGTCTTCCATCAGGAGGCCGTCCACTCCTGCGGGCCGTGCGGTGCCTGGACGTACGCCCCCGGTGCGGAGGCCCCCGGGCCAGCAACAGCAGCCTCCTGAGCCGCAGAAAAAAGGCGGTGGTAGCTTCAGCCTTTTCGACACCATGCACAGAGTGTTCGGCATGATTGACCCAATAAGCGTCTCCTATAGCAAGCGGACCGGAGTCAATCTCTACGGCCTGGCCCCTGGCACCCCGCGCTGGCAGTTCCAGTTCGGATTCTCTGATAGCAGCGGACTCCCTGTTGCTGCACAAAATGTCGGTTCCAACCGCGGTTCCCGTTCCGAGACAGAGAGCCTGAATTTTGGCAGCGGAGTGAAATTGAGCCAACGGCTGGTGATCACGCTCAAGTACAGCGAGTCCTCAAGCGTCAACCGCACCACCACCGTCACCGGCAACGAGTCACAGAACTGGTTCCGCCTTGGTAATGCGGACATGGCCCTCCCCGAGTGGACGGTACGCTGGAGTGGGTTCGAGCGTTATCTGTTCTTCAAGAAGCTGGCGCAAACAGTGAGCGTTGATCACGGCTTTAGCGGGCAGAAGCGGAGCACGTGGAACCTTGAACGGGGCATCAGGGAGGAGACGCGCAAGGACTATGACACCAACTTTCGCCCCCTCGTGGGCATGAACATCACCTGGAAGAATGGGATGACCAGCACGCTACGCTTCAACAAGGGCGAAACGTTGAGCGAGAGCATGGGTGTGAGCAGAGGGCAGACGCGCACGCAGACCATGGACATCAGCTTTACCACCAACTACTCCAAGCGCGGCAACTTCCGCATCCCCATTCCGGTGTGGCCATTCAAGAATGCGGTGCTGAAGAACAACGTGGACCTTTCACTCACCTTCAGCATGAACCGGAACGTCACTGAGAAGAGCAAGGGGGCGGGAATCTTCGAGGAGACCGGCCGTACCGAGAAGTGGAGCCTGATGCCAAAGATGACTTATGCGTTTAGCAATCGCGTGCGCGGCGGCGTGTCGTTCGAGGTGGGCAAGACAAAGAACAAGCTCATCGGCGACAGTTCCATCCAGGAGCTGGCACTGGACGTAAATATCTCCATCCGCGGCAATTGAGGCGCAATCTCTGAGGGAGGCCTGTGGACAGCGCAAGGCGAGTGTGGGCTTGTATTGGTGGATTGGTGCTCGCTTGGGTGGCGATTCTGTTCTCCGTGAGCTGCAGTGCGGGTCCGCCGCGATTTGACGAGAAGAACGCATACCAGTACCTCCTTCGCCAGTGCGAATTTGGGCCTCGTGTCCCTGGTTCCGAGGGCCACCGCGCCTGCTTGGCCTTCCTCAAACAGGAGCTAAGCAAGTACGCGGACAGGGTTATCGAGCAGCAGTTTCAGCACACGTTCGGCGCTGAGCGTCGGGCTGCCCTCATGACCAACCTGATCGCCAACTTTTGGAGCCAAAAGACAAAACGCGTCCTACTGTGCGCCCATTGGGACACGCGGCCATGGGCGGACTATGACCCAGATCCGCGCAACCGTCGCACGCCTGTGTTGGGAGCGAATGACGGAGCCTCGGGTGTGGCGGTGCTCCTGGAAATTGCACGGCTGCTCAAGGAGCACGAACCTCGCTACGGTGTGGACATCGTGCTTTTCGACGCCGAAGACTGCGGCCAGGAGGGCGACGAGCAAAGCTGGGCGGTGGGCGCCAGGTACTTCTCGCGCACCATCGCTCCGGGATACCGTCCGGTCTTTGGCATTCTCCTGGACATGGTGGGGGACCGTGACCTGGAGATTTACATCGAACAAACCTCCTATGACAACGCCCGAGAGGTCGTTGAGCTCGTATGGACCCGCGCTCAACAATTGGGCGTGACCGAATTCATCCGTCGTCCCAAGTATCGCCTGGTGGATGACCACCTGCCCCTCCTCGACGTGGGCATTCGCTGCATCGACATCATTGACTACGACTACCCCTATTGGCACACCCTCCAGGATACTCCAGACAAGTGCAGCGCCGAAAGCCTGGGCAAGGTGGGCCGGGTAGTGGTGGACGTGCTCTATCGTTGAGCCCATGGACCGTAGAGTGCCAGAGCCGGCCTGGTATGAACTGCACGTGCCGGCACCTCCTGCGGTGCGCGACATCATCGTTGCCTTTCTGGCGGAGGCGGGCACCACTGGCTGCCAGGAGCTGGACGACACTATTGTCGCTTATTTCGAAGGAAAGGCACCGCGCCGAATAGCTAGATCCCTGTGGCAGCTGATGCGGGGTTTGGGATGCACGCTTGCCCCGCAAGAACTCCGCATACACAGAGTCGTGAACCAGAACTGGGCGGAGACATGGAAGTCGTTCGTGGGGCCGGTGCAGGTTTCGCCGCGCATTGTCATTTGTCCAACCTGGGCCCCTGCACCACGGCCTGAAGGGGGCGTGCTCATCTGGCTCGACCCTGGCATGGCCTTCGGGAGCGGTCACCATGCCACCACCCGGGGGATGCTGCTGCTCTTGGAAGAGTACGTCGCGCCAGGGCAGATCGCCCTCGATGTGGGCACAGGGAGCGGGATCCTGGCAATCGCAGCGTGCAAGCTGGGTGCAGGCGAGGTGTTTGCCTGCGATACGGACCTCGGGGCGGTTCCGATTGCCAGAGACAATGCCAGGCGCAACCAGGTGGAAGGTCAGATACACCTGTGGGTGGGCAGCGTCGATGCCTGCAGGGGCAGGAGCTATGACCTCATCACTGCCAATATCACTGCGCAAGCGCTATTGCCCCTTATAGCTGATCTCCGGCGACTCCTTTGTCGCCAGGGCGTGCTCCTCCTTTCCGGCATCCTTGCGCAGGAGGAGGAGGTATTTGCCCGTGCACTGGCCGACGAGAGCTTGCGCACAGTCAAACGACTGCAGATCGAAGAGTGGGTCAGTCTGGTTGCAGTGCCTGGCTCGTAGTGGACAGAGCCGGGCTTGAGGTCATTGTGAGGGTTTTGTTAACGCTTGGGGGTCGCGTTGATGTCTGCCGTGCCCGCCTAGAGCGTGATTCCACTTTCAGCCTCCCTTGGTGGGCGTTCTCTGGGAAGCGATCCCTCTGCGCACACCCCGCTGAGATTCTTCTTGACAAATTGGCCAAATATCCGTAAAATCCAAAAAAAAGTCGACTCCGGGTGTTCTGCCAAACGAGTGGGACGCGCCACGCCACGGCGAGCAGGAGGGCTAAGGCGCTGGTCGTAGCAGGCTGCGCCGAGGTAGCGTGTACCCTTGTCACCCGTCTGACTGTGCCATAGACATTTCAGCTGAGGAACCAGGGGGCGCTTGGCGGTGTGGCAAAGGGGAGGTGCACGGCAGTGAAGTACGTATCGTGGGCATGTGAGGGCGAGACTGTGGCATTTGGCCGCATGTGGTTTGTGCCTGGACGGCGGTGGGCCATGTTCCTTGCCGGTGTAGTTGAGGACAGTGAAAGGTCGTCCTTTCGGGAGCACCTATGAGGTCTGGTTGTGCAGTAGAGGTGCGGCAGCTCCGAAAGGCGTACGGTGCCACGGTGGCCGTCGATGGTGTATCCTTTGCGGGAGGGTGCGGCAGCTTGCGGAGTTTTTGCCCCTCACCCATGTCGTGACCCTCTTGCGGGGGCTGTGGATAGGCAACGCCTGGGGTAACTATCCGCGGGAGATTGCCATCTTGGCAGCCGTGTTGGTAGCAGGGCTCGTTATCTCTGCAAGAACTTTCCGCTG
It encodes:
- the sprA gene encoding cell surface protein SprA, yielding MPAASAGNDPSPIRVHYYSAIDPRAAVLKASNRPVGLWLEGVPSGLLAVNLPSLKRELSIDSTGTNVTIAEELFGYPFTIPAYLTLGEYVRVRARNERDALWRERVVQGPAVQGPTGRTGAGAIVIDIPVEIKSQAFQRIFGGGRVGLDVTGDISIKGGFRHEKRSEVKTALNRGSDYNFKMEQTQRFNVSGHIGEKVKVLVDQDSERAFDFDNAISLRYQGFEDEIVKSIDAGNISLSLPATQFVTFSAKNSGLFGVRADMEIGRLKLTTIASQEKGQGNKISLSGGAKGEKQRIEDYNYRRGTYFFLDEYYYRQFPDVDDQGRHRFYPPRSIKRLELYKSEPGYETRYSDSIRGFAGMDIDTTNFTFEIDTTNTQLIETGYFRRLEKNTDYFLERDLGYVQMMVPLGQGEVLAVAYEDSSGRIVGDIDYNPEAGKPIILRLLKPRVSRPAHPTWKLEWKNVYYLGSRNIPEDGFELKIFYKPPSGDPQEAGPTKSGPVKSYLQIFGLDKVDQTGSPNPDNRIDMNANIINLARGELIFPDLRPFDPIGPTELPDDKRTRAIYDTTVQSYIAQESKFYIEVTSKIRRPDYDLGMNVIEGSEEVRLNGVKLVKDRDYTIDYWSGKLVILNEAATQPSADVEITYESNQMFQIERKTILGARAQYDLWQDSFIGGTALYLGERTLEQKIRVGRGPMQNFVWDLNTQLRFKPNFLTTFANALPFVNTQAPSTLNFEGEIAQVFPNPNTVNNEKTGDNDGVAYIDDFEGSKRETIIGIDRRGWTPASVPVQKKEYAPHGELSLAKMGRLIWYNPYNQVPIKYIWPTKDVNPNVPQRVNVLTMRFTPADSVPSAESWAGIQRALSSGYADQTESKFLEIWVQGDVGVLHIDLGQISEDVIPNGRLDTEDRAVGGIRNGVLDAGEDVGLDGMANNDSRARAAGGDFWDINGNGVRDYGEPWSFDDFHYQPGIPDYDQINGYEGNENDTGGRYPDTEDINRNGDVDLRNDYFEYTFSLDKSSPDTVYMVGGKGLPPEDDHGWRQYRIPLDQPSRVVGNPDISLVEYMRVWVDGVEGHQPVYISIAELKLVGSDWKEQGVAGPSAPDQYDARNDSTVVVTVVNTHDNPEYKENLPPGVEGVRDRITQVIAREQSLVLKVTELQPGYNGIIQKSLYQPEDYIHYKTMKMFVFGKDPYGIHIRSDQSLIHFFLRFGSDAKNYYEIREPVYPGWDRRNEIEVDLLELSAIKLDPSLRVDSLSTQSSPVFEKYLPGGKRLRIVGRPSLTNVRILVAGVENLAYAEQGGTKVPNVTPFTGEIWINELRLSNVKKDRGMAYRASVDFALADLVRVTGQVNRQDADFHNVNTRFGSGDNRTGLNLTSSIALEKFLPQWLGISMPVNINYGETQAVPKYVPGTDIEVTADTPDSTLSAIKTVSMRRGFGVSFRRVEKSRNFFIKNTIDNITANYSESSDEGSNSQTAISRNRNQTGGASYNLVFGRNNFFQPFSWLAGVPVLKKLSVTKMYYTPSTIGLKVNGTRSFMYSRTRSGIESYNNVFNITRDVSATMRIFDSFSLDYGRSHTSDLRNVPREELTHGKLGVLTAVNQNFKAQYNPKIFSWLSNSLNYNSDYRYNYNQQQKDLGRSASTNASLTASGSINLGQLLSSIRRPSTPAGRAVPGRTPPVRRPPGQQQQPPEPQKKGGGSFSLFDTMHRVFGMIDPISVSYSKRTGVNLYGLAPGTPRWQFQFGFSDSSGLPVAAQNVGSNRGSRSETESLNFGSGVKLSQRLVITLKYSESSSVNRTTTVTGNESQNWFRLGNADMALPEWTVRWSGFERYLFFKKLAQTVSVDHGFSGQKRSTWNLERGIREETRKDYDTNFRPLVGMNITWKNGMTSTLRFNKGETLSESMGVSRGQTRTQTMDISFTTNYSKRGNFRIPIPVWPFKNAVLKNNVDLSLTFSMNRNVTEKSKGAGIFEETGRTEKWSLMPKMTYAFSNRVRGGVSFEVGKTKNKLIGDSSIQELALDVNISIRGN
- a CDS encoding M28 family peptidase, encoding MDSARRVWACIGGLVLAWVAILFSVSCSAGPPRFDEKNAYQYLLRQCEFGPRVPGSEGHRACLAFLKQELSKYADRVIEQQFQHTFGAERRAALMTNLIANFWSQKTKRVLLCAHWDTRPWADYDPDPRNRRTPVLGANDGASGVAVLLEIARLLKEHEPRYGVDIVLFDAEDCGQEGDEQSWAVGARYFSRTIAPGYRPVFGILLDMVGDRDLEIYIEQTSYDNAREVVELVWTRAQQLGVTEFIRRPKYRLVDDHLPLLDVGIRCIDIIDYDYPYWHTLQDTPDKCSAESLGKVGRVVVDVLYR
- the prmA gene encoding 50S ribosomal protein L11 methyltransferase codes for the protein MDRRVPEPAWYELHVPAPPAVRDIIVAFLAEAGTTGCQELDDTIVAYFEGKAPRRIARSLWQLMRGLGCTLAPQELRIHRVVNQNWAETWKSFVGPVQVSPRIVICPTWAPAPRPEGGVLIWLDPGMAFGSGHHATTRGMLLLLEEYVAPGQIALDVGTGSGILAIAACKLGAGEVFACDTDLGAVPIARDNARRNQVEGQIHLWVGSVDACRGRSYDLITANITAQALLPLIADLRRLLCRQGVLLLSGILAQEEEVFARALADESLRTVKRLQIEEWVSLVAVPGS